From the genome of Bosea sp. Tri-49, one region includes:
- a CDS encoding sugar-binding transcriptional regulator, with the protein MADNDSARLDDAARAGWLYYIAGRTQDDIAQILNISRPAAQRLVSLCRSEGLISFRMNHPISTCMDLAARLRDRFELLHCDVAPSDGSAETGAAGVAALGGVLIERWLRSRKSLVMALGTGRSMRASIERVPAMSCPLHRLVSLVGTISPDGSASPFDTLVKLAEITKAQHFPMPLPLYVSSPEERAQLIEIESVRRIRAIAGEADLWVMGISQIGDDAVLYRDGFMTRSELLEMVRHGAVGEVTGWVFDAEGRLLDRGTNLRVTSVPPEPGSARLRICIGQGPAKVAPLRAALAGKIVNGLVTDEDTARALLAD; encoded by the coding sequence ATGGCTGACAACGACAGCGCCCGCCTCGACGACGCGGCCCGCGCCGGCTGGCTCTACTACATCGCCGGCCGCACGCAGGACGACATCGCGCAGATCCTGAACATCTCGCGCCCGGCCGCGCAGCGCCTCGTCTCGCTCTGCCGCAGCGAGGGGCTGATCAGCTTTCGCATGAACCATCCGATCAGCACCTGCATGGATCTCGCCGCAAGGCTGCGCGATCGTTTCGAGCTGCTGCATTGCGACGTTGCCCCTTCCGATGGCTCGGCGGAGACGGGGGCCGCCGGCGTCGCGGCGCTCGGCGGCGTGCTGATCGAGCGCTGGCTGCGCTCGCGCAAATCACTGGTCATGGCGCTGGGCACCGGTCGCTCGATGCGGGCCAGCATCGAGCGCGTTCCGGCCATGTCCTGTCCGCTGCACCGGCTGGTTTCACTGGTCGGGACGATCTCCCCCGATGGTTCGGCCAGCCCCTTCGACACGCTGGTCAAGCTCGCCGAGATCACCAAGGCGCAGCATTTCCCGATGCCGCTGCCGCTTTACGTGTCGAGCCCCGAGGAGCGCGCCCAGCTCATCGAAATCGAATCGGTCAGGCGCATCCGTGCCATTGCCGGCGAGGCCGATCTTTGGGTGATGGGCATCAGTCAGATCGGCGATGACGCCGTGCTGTACCGCGACGGCTTCATGACGCGCAGCGAGCTGCTCGAGATGGTTCGCCACGGCGCCGTCGGCGAGGTGACCGGCTGGGTCTTCGACGCGGAAGGCCGTCTTCTCGACCGTGGCACCAATCTGCGCGTGACCAGCGTGCCGCCGGAGCCCGGCAGTGCCCGGTTGCGCATCTGCATCGGCCAGGGCCCGGCCAAGGTGGCGCCGCTGCGTGCCGCGCTCGCCGGCAAGATCGTGAACGGCCTCGTCACCGACGAGGACACCGCGCGCGCCCTCCTCGCCGACTGA
- a CDS encoding HAD family hydrolase produces the protein MHSPHSPFDLVILDCDGVLVDSEVISCRTLVDILSPFDPSYDLATVMRRYLGRPSSAIIEDYERMTGRPASADFTRGWRAQLFAAFGRELKPVEGVRSAVESFGSDYCVASSSDEERIELCLRKVDLWDLFAGRIFSTTRVRRGKPAPDLFLLAANERGVAPERCLVIEDSVSGVTAAKAAGMMAYGLAAGSHFAVLDQRQALLAAGADRLFESWRELALAPVPG, from the coding sequence ATGCACTCTCCGCACTCGCCTTTCGACCTCGTCATCCTCGACTGCGACGGCGTACTCGTCGACAGCGAGGTCATCAGCTGCCGCACCCTCGTCGATATTCTCTCGCCTTTCGATCCCAGCTATGATTTGGCGACGGTCATGCGCCGCTATCTCGGGCGGCCGTCCAGCGCGATCATCGAGGATTACGAGCGAATGACCGGCCGCCCGGCCTCTGCCGACTTCACCCGGGGCTGGCGGGCACAGCTCTTCGCCGCGTTCGGGCGCGAGCTCAAGCCGGTCGAGGGCGTCCGCAGCGCCGTCGAGTCCTTCGGAAGCGACTACTGCGTCGCCTCGTCCAGCGATGAAGAGCGCATCGAGCTCTGCCTGCGGAAGGTCGATCTCTGGGATCTCTTCGCCGGACGGATCTTCAGCACGACCCGCGTGCGGCGCGGCAAGCCTGCGCCGGACCTGTTCCTGCTGGCGGCCAATGAGCGCGGCGTGGCGCCCGAGCGCTGCCTGGTGATCGAGGACAGCGTCAGCGGCGTCACTGCAGCGAAGGCGGCGGGAATGATGGCCTACGGCCTGGCCGCCGGCAGTCATTTCGCCGTTCTCGACCAGCGACAGGCGCTTCTGGCGGCAGGAGCCGACCGCCTCTTCGAATCCTGGCGAGAGCTGGCGCTTGCGCCCGTGCCAGGCTGA
- a CDS encoding FAD binding domain-containing protein, whose translation MRPFTYERATGLREAAAAVAARPDAKFIAGGTNLIDLMKLGIERPAHLVDISRLPLRGLEETAEGGLRIGAQLPNSDLAADRRVRARYPLLAQALLAGASGQLRNKATTAGNLLQRTRCPYFYNPGMACNKRAPGSGCSALGGFERSLGILGTSEACAAVHPSDMAVAMAALDARVETIDGAGLTRVIPLGELHRLPGATPERETNLAAGEMITAVVLPPPPPGRQLYRKMRDRASYAFALVSVAAVVDAERGRIRSARLAFGGVAPRPWRSLSAEAALANRPVGEESYRAAAEAALSGARRSAQVDFKHELLRRSLRWVLIETTRTA comes from the coding sequence ATGCGGCCTTTCACTTATGAGCGCGCCACCGGCCTGCGTGAGGCTGCGGCCGCCGTCGCCGCCCGTCCGGACGCGAAGTTCATCGCCGGCGGCACCAATCTGATCGACCTGATGAAGCTCGGCATCGAGCGTCCGGCCCATCTCGTCGACATCAGCAGGTTGCCCTTGCGCGGCCTCGAAGAGACCGCTGAAGGCGGGCTGCGCATCGGAGCTCAGCTTCCCAACAGCGACCTCGCCGCCGACCGGCGCGTCCGGGCGCGCTACCCGCTGCTCGCGCAGGCGCTGCTCGCCGGTGCCTCGGGGCAATTGCGCAACAAAGCGACAACCGCCGGAAACCTGCTCCAGCGCACGCGCTGCCCCTATTTCTACAATCCCGGCATGGCCTGCAACAAGCGCGCGCCTGGCTCCGGCTGTTCAGCGCTCGGCGGTTTTGAGCGCAGTCTCGGCATTCTCGGCACGAGCGAGGCCTGCGCCGCCGTGCATCCCTCCGATATGGCGGTCGCGATGGCTGCGCTCGATGCACGCGTCGAGACGATCGACGGCGCTGGCCTCACTCGAGTCATCCCGCTTGGCGAATTACACCGGCTGCCCGGCGCCACGCCGGAGCGGGAAACGAACCTCGCCGCCGGAGAGATGATTACGGCGGTGGTGCTGCCGCCGCCTCCGCCGGGACGCCAGCTCTACCGCAAGATGCGCGACCGGGCCTCCTATGCCTTTGCGCTGGTCTCGGTCGCGGCGGTGGTCGACGCCGAGCGCGGACGCATCCGCTCGGCCCGCCTCGCCTTTGGCGGCGTCGCGCCCAGACCCTGGCGCTCGCTCTCCGCCGAAGCAGCGCTCGCGAACCGCCCGGTCGGCGAGGAAAGCTACCGCGCCGCGGCGGAGGCCGCGCTCTCCGGTGCACGGCGCTCAGCGCAGGTCGACTTCAAGCACGAGCTCCTGCGCCGCAGCCTGCGCTGGGTCCTCATCGAAACCACACGCACCGCCTGA
- a CDS encoding 2Fe-2S iron-sulfur cluster-binding protein — translation MISRLPNATRRQVLEGSSALTLALLAGAPAEARNPAASTPAAADTSVRVPMALRINSRSIAVSLDPRTTLLDALRNEIGLTGSKKGCDHGQCGACTVLVNGRRINACLALAIMHQDDEITTIEGLAQGDGLHPVQAAFVAHDGFQCGYCTPGQICSAVAMLEETRAGWPSHASADVAAASFTLNDAEIRERMSGNLCRCAAYPNIVAAIRDVAERG, via the coding sequence ATGATCTCCCGCTTACCGAACGCCACGCGCCGTCAGGTCCTCGAAGGCAGTTCGGCTCTCACACTCGCCTTGCTCGCCGGCGCGCCTGCCGAAGCCCGCAATCCGGCGGCTTCGACGCCGGCCGCAGCCGACACGAGCGTGCGCGTGCCGATGGCGCTGCGGATCAACTCACGCTCCATCGCCGTCTCGCTCGATCCGCGCACGACATTGCTCGACGCTCTACGCAACGAGATCGGCCTCACCGGCTCGAAGAAGGGCTGCGACCACGGGCAGTGCGGGGCCTGCACGGTGCTGGTCAACGGCCGGCGCATCAATGCCTGCCTCGCACTGGCGATCATGCATCAGGACGACGAGATCACCACGATCGAAGGCCTTGCCCAGGGCGACGGGTTGCACCCGGTGCAGGCGGCTTTCGTCGCCCATGACGGCTTCCAATGCGGCTATTGCACGCCGGGCCAGATCTGCTCGGCCGTCGCCATGCTGGAGGAGACCAGGGCTGGCTGGCCGAGCCATGCCAGCGCCGACGTCGCCGCAGCGAGCTTCACCTTGAACGACGCGGAAATCCGCGAGCGGATGAGCGGCAATCTCTGTCGCTGCGCGGCCTATCCCAACATCGTCGCGGCCATCCGCGATGTCGCAGAACGAGGGTGA
- a CDS encoding glycerophosphodiester phosphodiesterase family protein, which yields MRIIGHRGARNIWAENSLSGFRNVCGLGVNAVELDVHLSSDGEIMVIHDPLLERTTDHKGPIGRLSREALRKVKLHDTLSETIPTLPAILDVFAPTTIELEIEMKMDAFGNPYPGLLDKVIALVRERGLAARVVLTCFVPEVIEEIRAKAPEMRRLASVDRRSCEAFGGVDRTLKRFVDLGCIIAVEQSLLRLTIDRAVAIVGRDKLGVWVPNTVGDLDYWLGQPVSQITSDRPDLALQLLAARAK from the coding sequence ATGCGGATCATCGGCCATCGCGGCGCACGCAATATCTGGGCGGAGAACAGTCTCAGCGGCTTCCGCAATGTCTGTGGCCTTGGCGTCAACGCCGTCGAGCTCGACGTGCATCTCTCGAGCGACGGCGAGATCATGGTGATCCACGACCCGCTGCTCGAGCGCACGACGGACCATAAGGGCCCGATCGGTCGCCTGAGCCGCGAGGCCCTGCGCAAGGTCAAGCTCCACGATACGCTCAGCGAGACGATCCCGACGCTGCCCGCCATCCTCGACGTCTTCGCGCCGACGACAATCGAGCTCGAGATCGAGATGAAGATGGATGCCTTCGGCAATCCCTATCCCGGCCTGCTCGACAAGGTGATCGCGCTCGTCAGGGAGCGCGGGCTCGCCGCGCGCGTCGTGCTGACCTGCTTCGTCCCGGAGGTCATCGAGGAGATCAGGGCCAAGGCGCCCGAGATGCGCCGGCTCGCCTCGGTCGACCGCCGCTCTTGCGAAGCTTTCGGCGGCGTCGACAGGACCTTGAAGCGCTTCGTCGATCTTGGCTGCATCATCGCCGTCGAGCAGTCGCTGCTGCGGCTGACGATCGACCGCGCCGTTGCGATCGTCGGGCGCGACAAGCTCGGCGTCTGGGTGCCCAATACGGTTGGCGATCTCGACTACTGGCTCGGCCAGCCGGTGTCGCAGATCACCAGCGACCGCCCGGACCTCGCGCTGCAGCTCCTGGCTGCAAGGGCGAAGTGA
- a CDS encoding ABC transporter permease subunit — protein MPARNSTAALPVAAGGGALRLRWPFRRLLLKGDGQAESGLKRAHFRDWRLPFWLLAPQLFILLLFFFIPSIRALIQAFQLTDPFGATTQWVGFQNFERLFRSGVYWSSAQVTLIFTIAQNVLTLSLALLLAFASNHILRGRGVYRTVLLLPYAIAPAIAGIMLAFLFNPRVGPVAHMLQGLGFDWDPNRNSWHALSLIVMAASWKHICYNYIFLVAALLSVPQSILESAYLDGAGPIQRFLRISLPMITPTLFFLIVINFVYGLFETFAIVDATTRGGPAGATSILVYKVYQDGFVTLDLGSSAAQSVVLMALALALTFAQFRFVERRVNYSV, from the coding sequence ATGCCGGCAAGAAATAGTACGGCGGCTCTTCCCGTGGCGGCTGGCGGTGGCGCTTTGCGCCTCCGCTGGCCGTTCCGGCGCCTGCTCCTCAAGGGCGACGGCCAGGCCGAAAGCGGGCTGAAGCGCGCGCATTTCCGGGACTGGCGCCTGCCGTTCTGGCTGCTCGCGCCGCAGCTCTTCATCCTGCTGCTGTTCTTCTTCATTCCCTCGATCAGGGCGCTGATCCAGGCCTTCCAGCTGACCGATCCGTTCGGCGCCACCACGCAGTGGGTTGGCTTCCAGAATTTCGAGCGGCTGTTCCGCAGCGGCGTCTACTGGTCATCGGCGCAAGTGACGCTGATCTTCACCATCGCCCAGAACGTGCTGACGCTGTCGCTCGCGCTGCTGCTCGCCTTCGCCTCGAACCACATCCTGCGCGGACGCGGCGTCTACCGGACCGTGCTGCTGCTACCCTACGCCATCGCCCCGGCGATCGCCGGCATCATGCTCGCCTTCCTGTTCAATCCCCGGGTCGGCCCCGTCGCGCACATGCTGCAGGGGCTCGGCTTCGACTGGGACCCGAACCGCAATTCCTGGCATGCGCTCAGCCTGATCGTCATGGCCGCGTCGTGGAAGCACATCTGTTACAACTACATCTTCCTCGTCGCGGCGCTGCTCTCGGTGCCCCAGTCGATCCTCGAATCCGCCTATCTCGATGGGGCGGGGCCGATCCAGCGCTTCCTGCGCATCTCGCTGCCGATGATCACGCCGACACTGTTCTTCCTGATCGTGATCAATTTCGTCTACGGGCTGTTCGAGACCTTCGCCATCGTCGACGCCACGACCCGGGGCGGCCCGGCCGGTGCGACCTCCATTCTCGTCTACAAGGTCTATCAGGACGGCTTCGTCACGCTCGACCTCGGCTCCTCCGCCGCGCAATCCGTCGTGCTGATGGCGCTCGCGCTGGCCCTGACCTTCGCGCAGTTCCGCTTCGTCGAGCGCCGCGTGAACTACAGCGTCTAG
- a CDS encoding extracellular solute-binding protein gives MRPFYGAFAGAGALLLAGLSSAQAATEIEFWHAMSGALGERVDEVVKKFNDSQKDYVVKAIAKGNYDEVLNGTIAAYRAKRQPEIVQSNERSFLTMVNSGAIVSTSELMAQQGRPVDVSKFIAPVVSYFAIDGKLQAMPFNSSTPILFYNRDHFKAAGFDKPGATWQELEPQLDAIKAKGVSKCAMVLPGDYEWSFLENYSAVNDIPYATKRNGMDGLDTSFIFNKGKLVGQVERMKRLVSSGVMQLAGQGIIPIQLFTSGECSTIIASTASHAAVVAAAKFDWSAAELPYEQGVTPKNSVIGGAALWTLKGHTPEKYKAIAAFYDFLAKTDTQVWWHQATGYVPVTTAAYDAAKAEGYYQKNPTREIAVVQLMRGTPSDNSLGFRIGNSNQINVAIMEEVSAAFLGKKPVQQALDDAVGRGNEVLRRYEQLNAGKK, from the coding sequence ATGCGACCTTTCTATGGTGCGTTTGCCGGTGCGGGCGCTCTGCTGCTGGCGGGGTTGTCCTCCGCCCAGGCGGCGACGGAAATCGAATTCTGGCACGCGATGAGCGGCGCGCTCGGTGAGCGTGTCGACGAGGTGGTCAAGAAGTTCAACGACTCCCAGAAGGACTACGTCGTCAAGGCGATCGCCAAGGGCAATTACGACGAGGTGCTGAACGGCACGATTGCGGCGTACCGCGCCAAGCGCCAGCCCGAGATCGTGCAGTCGAACGAGCGCTCCTTCCTCACCATGGTCAATTCCGGCGCCATCGTCTCGACGAGCGAGCTGATGGCGCAGCAGGGCCGCCCGGTCGACGTCTCGAAATTCATCGCGCCGGTCGTCAGCTACTTCGCGATCGACGGCAAGCTCCAGGCGATGCCGTTCAATTCTTCGACGCCGATCCTGTTCTACAACCGCGATCACTTCAAAGCGGCCGGTTTCGACAAGCCCGGCGCGACCTGGCAGGAGCTCGAGCCGCAGCTCGACGCGATCAAGGCCAAAGGCGTGTCGAAATGCGCGATGGTGCTGCCCGGCGACTATGAGTGGAGCTTCCTCGAGAACTACAGCGCGGTGAACGACATCCCGTATGCGACAAAGCGCAACGGCATGGACGGTCTCGACACCAGCTTCATCTTCAACAAGGGCAAGCTTGTCGGCCAGGTCGAGCGCATGAAGCGGCTGGTCAGCTCCGGCGTGATGCAGCTCGCCGGGCAGGGCATCATCCCGATCCAGCTCTTCACCTCGGGCGAATGCTCGACGATCATCGCCTCCACCGCATCGCATGCCGCGGTCGTCGCCGCCGCGAAGTTCGACTGGAGCGCGGCCGAGCTGCCCTACGAGCAGGGCGTGACCCCGAAGAACAGCGTCATCGGCGGCGCCGCGCTCTGGACCCTGAAGGGGCATACGCCGGAGAAGTACAAGGCGATCGCCGCCTTCTACGATTTCCTCGCGAAGACCGACACGCAGGTCTGGTGGCATCAGGCGACGGGTTATGTCCCGGTCACGACCGCCGCCTATGACGCGGCCAAGGCAGAAGGCTACTATCAGAAGAACCCGACGCGCGAGATCGCCGTGGTCCAGCTGATGCGCGGCACGCCCAGCGACAACTCGCTCGGCTTCCGCATCGGCAACAGCAACCAGATCAACGTCGCGATCATGGAGGAGGTTTCGGCCGCCTTCCTCGGCAAGAAGCCGGTGCAGCAGGCGCTCGACGACGCAGTGGGCCGCGGCAACGAGGTGCTGCGCCGCTACGAGCAGCTCAATGCCGGCAAGAAATAG
- a CDS encoding ABC transporter permease subunit, with protein MNERTPIIDAVCHLILLVGAALVCLPIYFVLVTGSLSQQEIMRVPMSWLPGTEFVANMQTVLSNANFGRLLLNSFIIAAGITIGKLSVSVIAAFAVTYFRFPFRMTAFWLIFMSLMLPIEVRIVPTYESAANVALPLNILGSWLGIQALVDLDWNLVNTYSGLILPLIASATATFLFRQFFLTVPDELCEAARIDGATPWQFFRLILLPLSRSNIVALAIILFLMGWNQYLWPLLLTTDPAMANAVIGLKKLMPQSDSLPTWHLLMNAAFLTMLPPTLVILILQRWFVKGLVDSGK; from the coding sequence ATGAACGAACGCACGCCGATCATCGACGCTGTCTGCCATCTCATCCTGCTGGTGGGCGCCGCGCTCGTCTGCCTGCCGATCTACTTCGTCTTGGTCACCGGCTCGCTCTCGCAGCAGGAGATCATGCGGGTGCCGATGTCCTGGCTGCCGGGCACCGAGTTCGTCGCGAACATGCAGACCGTCCTGAGCAACGCGAATTTCGGCCGGCTGCTGCTCAACTCCTTTATCATCGCCGCGGGCATCACCATCGGAAAGCTGTCCGTTTCGGTGATCGCAGCCTTCGCCGTCACCTATTTCCGCTTCCCCTTCCGGATGACGGCCTTCTGGCTGATCTTCATGTCGCTGATGCTGCCGATCGAGGTCCGCATCGTGCCGACCTACGAGTCGGCGGCGAATGTGGCGCTGCCGCTCAACATTCTGGGCTCCTGGCTCGGCATCCAGGCGCTGGTCGATCTCGACTGGAATCTGGTCAACACCTATTCGGGCCTGATCCTGCCGCTGATCGCCTCCGCCACGGCGACCTTCCTCTTCCGCCAGTTCTTCCTCACCGTTCCCGACGAGCTCTGCGAGGCGGCGCGCATCGATGGCGCAACCCCGTGGCAGTTCTTCCGGCTGATCCTGCTGCCTTTGTCGCGCTCGAACATCGTGGCGCTGGCGATCATCCTCTTCCTGATGGGCTGGAACCAGTATCTCTGGCCGCTGCTGCTCACCACCGATCCCGCAATGGCCAATGCGGTGATCGGCCTGAAGAAGCTGATGCCGCAGAGCGACTCGCTGCCGACCTGGCATCTGCTCATGAACGCGGCCTTCCTGACGATGCTGCCGCCGACCCTCGTCATCCTCATCCTCCAGCGCTGGTTCGTGAAGGGGCTGGTGGACAGCGGCAAGTAG
- a CDS encoding helix-turn-helix transcriptional regulator, protein MLGQGRLVERGATPATGAVSASWLDGRIIFDQRRWRCSEAELNWVAPAHLIVATCHGGTRRTKVTAGGARPHEGADRPGMVSIVPAGTPRHGIYEGADLVYAALWIDPELAFPGSGLPLQGGARTNAQDPLLPAVLASLRADLAAGFSHDALYVEHLALLCLKRAGLIEAPPPPTTYARLSPVTLRRIEEYIDAHIGGTITLGALASVAGIGTDSFARRFKATTGLAPYAFVLELRMQRAEAELARSNLPIANLAARLGFASQSHFTAAFRRRRGTTPQAYRAAFS, encoded by the coding sequence ATGCTCGGCCAGGGCCGCCTTGTGGAGAGAGGAGCCACGCCGGCGACAGGCGCGGTATCGGCATCCTGGCTTGATGGCCGGATCATCTTCGACCAGCGGCGCTGGCGTTGCAGCGAGGCCGAGCTGAATTGGGTCGCCCCGGCTCATCTGATCGTCGCGACCTGCCATGGCGGCACGCGCAGGACCAAGGTCACAGCCGGCGGCGCCCGGCCGCACGAGGGCGCGGACCGGCCTGGCATGGTGTCCATCGTGCCGGCGGGCACGCCGCGCCATGGGATCTACGAAGGAGCCGACCTAGTCTATGCCGCACTCTGGATCGATCCGGAGCTCGCTTTTCCCGGCAGTGGATTGCCCCTGCAGGGGGGCGCCCGCACCAATGCCCAAGATCCGCTGCTCCCGGCAGTGCTTGCGAGCCTGCGAGCCGACCTCGCAGCCGGCTTCTCTCACGATGCTCTCTATGTCGAGCATCTGGCACTGCTCTGCCTGAAGCGCGCTGGTCTGATCGAAGCCCCGCCTCCGCCGACCACGTATGCGAGGCTCAGCCCTGTCACGCTCCGCCGCATAGAGGAGTATATCGACGCGCATATCGGCGGCACGATTACGCTGGGCGCGCTCGCCAGCGTTGCCGGAATCGGCACCGACAGCTTTGCGCGCCGCTTCAAGGCGACGACCGGCCTCGCGCCTTATGCCTTCGTGCTCGAGCTCCGCATGCAGCGCGCCGAGGCGGAATTGGCCCGCTCCAATCTGCCGATCGCGAACCTCGCCGCGCGGCTTGGCTTCGCCAGCCAGAGCCATTTCACAGCGGCCTTCCGGCGTCGGCGCGGAACGACGCCACAGGCTTACCGCGCAGCATTTTCCTGA
- a CDS encoding mannitol dehydrogenase family protein, with protein MAVVLSRAALAGIGKAVATPSYRSEQLSPGIVHIGVGNFHRAHQAAYLDELFERGLDHDWAIIGTGVRESDAQMGRDLAAQDFLTTVVTQEADRTQARVTGAMIDFIPPGDGGAILQRLVDPRTRIVSLTVTEGGYYLDPATQAFDASHPDIVADARDRLARPKTAFGLIAAGLLKRRAAGLPPFTVMSCDNLPGNGHVTADAVTGLVDLIDRSEADWIRQNAAFPNGMVDRITPATSEHERQVLRDDFGIDDRRPVFCEDFRQWVLEDHFPAGRPRLEQVGVQFVADVAPFELMKIRILNGGHAAIAYPAGLLDIHFVHEAMADPQIARFLSVLLDQEVIPRVPPVPDTDLAAYKRTIERRFANPMIGDTIRRLCLDGSNRQPKFILPTLRDALRAGGPIDGLALVSALWCRYCDGGTESGQPIAPNDPSWPRLTMQARQARFAPEAWLAMQDIYGDLAEDRRFREAFSLALQRIWQSGTRASIDGYLASRSS; from the coding sequence ATGGCCGTGGTCCTGTCACGTGCGGCGCTTGCCGGGATCGGGAAAGCGGTTGCGACTCCGAGCTACCGTTCCGAGCAACTGAGCCCGGGCATCGTCCATATCGGGGTCGGCAATTTCCATCGCGCCCATCAGGCGGCCTATCTCGATGAATTGTTCGAGCGCGGGCTCGACCATGACTGGGCGATCATCGGCACCGGCGTGCGGGAGAGCGACGCGCAGATGGGGCGCGATCTCGCCGCGCAGGACTTCCTGACCACCGTGGTGACGCAGGAGGCCGACCGCACGCAGGCGCGGGTGACCGGCGCGATGATCGATTTCATTCCGCCAGGCGACGGCGGGGCGATCCTGCAGCGCCTGGTCGATCCCCGGACGCGGATCGTGTCGCTGACCGTCACCGAGGGTGGCTACTATCTCGACCCGGCGACACAGGCTTTCGATGCGAGCCATCCCGACATCGTCGCCGATGCCAGGGATCGCCTTGCTCGCCCGAAGACCGCTTTCGGCCTGATCGCAGCCGGGCTGCTGAAACGGCGCGCGGCCGGCCTGCCACCCTTCACGGTGATGTCCTGCGACAACCTGCCAGGCAACGGCCATGTCACGGCAGACGCCGTCACCGGCCTCGTCGATCTGATCGACCGCTCGGAAGCGGACTGGATTCGCCAGAATGCCGCCTTTCCGAATGGCATGGTCGACCGCATCACGCCCGCGACGTCGGAGCACGAACGTCAGGTCCTGCGCGATGATTTTGGGATCGACGATCGCCGGCCGGTCTTTTGCGAGGATTTCCGGCAATGGGTGCTGGAGGATCACTTTCCGGCGGGGCGCCCCCGGCTGGAGCAGGTCGGCGTTCAGTTCGTCGCCGATGTCGCGCCCTTCGAGCTGATGAAGATCCGCATTCTCAATGGCGGTCACGCGGCGATAGCCTATCCCGCCGGCCTGCTCGACATCCACTTCGTCCACGAGGCGATGGCGGACCCGCAGATCGCGCGCTTCCTGTCGGTTCTGCTCGATCAGGAGGTCATCCCCAGGGTCCCGCCGGTTCCGGATACGGATCTGGCGGCCTACAAGCGCACGATCGAGCGGCGCTTCGCCAATCCCATGATCGGCGACACGATCCGCCGGCTGTGCCTGGACGGCTCGAACCGCCAGCCGAAATTCATCCTGCCGACACTGCGCGATGCCTTGCGGGCTGGCGGGCCGATCGACGGCCTCGCACTCGTCAGCGCCCTGTGGTGCCGCTACTGCGATGGCGGAACCGAAAGCGGGCAGCCGATCGCGCCGAACGATCCGAGCTGGCCGCGGCTGACGATGCAGGCTCGGCAGGCCAGGTTCGCGCCGGAGGCCTGGCTCGCCATGCAGGACATCTATGGCGATCTGGCGGAGGACCGGCGCTTCCGGGAAGCGTTCAGCCTAGCCTTGCAGAGAATCTGGCAGTCCGGAACCCGCGCGAGTATCGACGGCTACCTCGCCTCGCGCAGCTCGTGA